In one Bacteroidales bacterium genomic region, the following are encoded:
- a CDS encoding Gfo/Idh/MocA family oxidoreductase, giving the protein MKAINTALCSYGMSGLVFHGPLLETHPGYKVGKILERHRHDSRGRHQGARLVRDFEAIIGDPSIELVVVNTPDHLHMDMASRAMEAGKHVVVEKPFTLKTGDADRLIEISEKQGVMLSVYQNRRWDGVYLTVKEVLASGKLGRLVDFEVHFDRFRNYIKESWKDQSNGTGTLYNLGSHLIDQTLNLFGMPDRLFCDTRMLRDGALTDDSYDLWLHYPEFKCMLRSSYLVREQGPSFMLHGTEGSFLAWGSDPQERDLKAGLIPGSEGWGMDPDFSHARINTDVNGEHLEGDYPLQAGNYMAYYDNIYEVIRNGAPLIVTPRQARDVIRVIEAAYESSRKGEVVRLS; this is encoded by the coding sequence ATGAAAGCAATCAATACTGCACTCTGCTCCTATGGAATGTCGGGCCTGGTCTTTCACGGTCCGCTCCTCGAAACCCATCCCGGTTATAAAGTGGGGAAAATTCTGGAAAGACACCGCCACGATTCCAGAGGCAGGCACCAGGGCGCCCGGCTGGTCAGGGATTTTGAGGCGATCATCGGGGATCCTTCCATCGAACTGGTGGTGGTCAACACTCCCGATCACCTCCATATGGATATGGCTTCCCGGGCCATGGAGGCAGGCAAACATGTGGTGGTGGAGAAGCCCTTCACCCTGAAGACCGGTGACGCGGACCGCCTGATAGAGATTTCCGAAAAACAGGGCGTTATGCTAAGTGTATATCAGAACAGGCGCTGGGATGGGGTTTACCTCACCGTAAAGGAAGTGCTGGCTTCGGGAAAACTTGGGCGCCTGGTGGATTTTGAGGTACACTTCGACCGCTTCAGAAACTATATTAAGGAGTCGTGGAAGGACCAGTCCAACGGAACCGGAACCCTTTACAACCTGGGGTCGCACCTGATCGATCAGACCCTGAACCTTTTTGGCATGCCCGACCGTTTGTTCTGTGATACCCGGATGCTGCGCGACGGGGCTCTGACCGACGATAGTTATGATCTCTGGCTGCATTATCCGGAGTTCAAATGCATGCTGCGCTCCAGCTATCTGGTGCGGGAGCAGGGTCCCAGCTTTATGCTCCACGGGACCGAAGGCTCTTTCCTGGCCTGGGGCTCCGATCCCCAGGAGCGGGACCTGAAAGCCGGATTGATCCCGGGATCCGAAGGCTGGGGTATGGATCCCGATTTCAGCCATGCAAGAATCAATACCGATGTGAACGGGGAGCACCTGGAAGGCGATTACCCGCTGCAGGCCGGCAACTATATGGCCTATTATGACAACATCTATGAGGTCATTCGAAACGGCGCCCCGCTGATAGTCACACCCCGTCAGGCCAGGGATGTGATCCGGGTCATCGAAGCGGCCTATGAAAGCAGCCGGAAAGGCGAAGTGGTCAGATTAAGCTAG
- a CDS encoding PmoA family protein, whose amino-acid sequence MKKPVLMLCVALSLAPSIFAQINASVQLKLQEELDRVEVWMDGELFTSYRFYAALEKPVLYPIYAPDGLPVTRGFPIAPREKERVDHPHHVGLWFNFGDVNGYDFWNNSNAVAEERKGAYGRIVHRTVEQAETVGELGVLKVRMDWVAPDNAYSIRMLEESATYLFRGSEGVWMVDRITRLTAVADRVEFTDNKEGMLAIRVDRAFELPPEVSDGVAALDKEGLTGWYLNSEGDQGREVWGKRARWVRLTGTRGGSACSLILMDHPENISYPSCWHARDYGLFSINNLGRQVYNRELDKFHLLLKKGESLSFRHRFVVASGELNRQEIEAIFKDFSAR is encoded by the coding sequence ATGAAAAAACCAGTTCTTATGCTCTGCGTGGCCCTCTCTTTGGCACCATCCATTTTTGCACAGATAAATGCTTCTGTCCAGTTAAAGCTTCAGGAAGAATTGGACCGGGTGGAGGTTTGGATGGACGGAGAGCTGTTTACATCGTACCGTTTCTACGCTGCCCTGGAGAAACCGGTGCTTTATCCCATTTATGCGCCGGATGGCCTGCCGGTCACCCGCGGATTTCCCATAGCTCCCAGGGAAAAGGAACGTGTCGATCATCCGCATCACGTGGGGCTCTGGTTCAATTTCGGGGATGTGAACGGATATGACTTCTGGAACAACTCCAATGCCGTGGCCGAGGAACGCAAAGGAGCCTATGGCAGGATTGTTCACCGGACTGTCGAACAGGCGGAAACTGTGGGTGAGCTTGGGGTTCTGAAGGTCAGGATGGACTGGGTGGCCCCGGATAATGCTTATTCCATCCGAATGCTTGAAGAGTCTGCCACTTATCTTTTCCGGGGTAGTGAGGGTGTCTGGATGGTGGACCGGATCACCAGGCTTACCGCCGTAGCCGACCGGGTCGAGTTTACCGATAATAAGGAAGGGATGCTGGCTATCCGGGTCGACCGGGCTTTTGAACTCCCCCCGGAGGTTTCTGACGGAGTGGCGGCTCTGGATAAGGAGGGGCTCACCGGATGGTACCTGAACAGTGAAGGAGATCAGGGCAGGGAAGTCTGGGGGAAAAGGGCCCGGTGGGTCAGGCTGACCGGGACCAGAGGGGGTTCCGCCTGTTCACTGATCCTTATGGACCACCCGGAGAATATCTCTTACCCTTCCTGCTGGCATGCCAGGGACTATGGGCTTTTTTCCATAAATAACCTGGGCCGTCAGGTTTATAACCGGGAGCTTGACAAGTTTCATCTGCTTTTGAAAAAGGGGGAATCCCTGAGCTTTCGTCACCGTTTTGTCGTGGCTTCCGGAGAGCTGAACCGCCAGGAGATAGAGGCCATCTTTAAGGATTTCTCCGCCAGGTAG